The genomic stretch CAACGCCCGGCGCTCGCAGCAGCGCTGCTACAGAGTCGTCGTCGTGCCTTGCCAGGAACGCCGATGACTCGCCGAATATGATCCCGTATTGTTCGCGGAGCCCTCTACTGCGGACGCGCAACGAGGTTCCGTGAATAGGGCGGGATGATAACGAAGTTCCGGCGCGGGACACCAGCCCGTCCGTCCGCCGTTCAGACTTGGTTGGCGGGATCGAGAACCTCCCGCAGCCGCGTGGGGGAAAGGACTTTCTCTTCGAGGGCGATCTCCTCGACCGTGCGCCCCTCGTCTGCCGCGCGTCGGGCGATGGCGGCGGCCCGCTCATAGCCGATCTCCGGCACGAGGGCGGTG from Acidobacteriota bacterium encodes the following:
- the aspA gene encoding aspartate ammonia-lyase (catalyzes the formation of fumarate from aspartate), translated to RLLARAGRLFAEKLVSGLAACREAIEARVGRSLSLATALVPEIGYERAAAIARRAADEGRTVEEIALEEKVLSPTRLREVLDPANQV